One Lactobacillus crispatus DNA segment encodes these proteins:
- a CDS encoding glycosyl hydrolase family 8 — translation MLKNKNRITPILILLTIGLFIAIMFYVRGSNNRTLYRNLYRQWEEDYVVEESDGKTWIKAAPRTSLSEGQGYGMLISAMAGEKGWAKKEDFQRLYRFYLANRLTIDDQQTELMSWKQVDKKVYSTNATDGDLYIAESLIKAGKLWNEPKYLQQAKLLLADILRYDYNSTTQTLTVGDWANKKSKYYYLMRTSDVLPTYFDDFYQLTGNSQWLTIKKVMLTKLYQLSKQHSSGLVPDFAWISKKGVRPAKANEVAGKNDGDYSGNACRVPLFLATSKDARAKKIVTKMLRFFSKQKQVTAGYQLKKPEFDNLFVSQQYVFTNRLTDTNYYDAALITLVAMME, via the coding sequence ATGTTAAAAAACAAAAACAGGATTACCCCAATTTTGATCTTACTGACTATTGGGCTTTTTATTGCCATCATGTTTTATGTCCGTGGTAGCAATAACCGCACCTTGTATCGCAATTTGTACCGCCAATGGGAGGAAGACTATGTGGTTGAAGAAAGTGATGGAAAAACTTGGATAAAAGCTGCACCACGCACAAGCTTGTCTGAAGGTCAAGGCTATGGCATGTTGATTTCTGCTATGGCTGGTGAAAAGGGGTGGGCTAAAAAAGAAGATTTTCAACGGTTATATCGGTTTTACCTGGCTAATCGGTTGACTATCGATGATCAACAAACTGAATTAATGTCATGGAAGCAAGTGGATAAAAAAGTTTATTCTACTAATGCAACTGATGGCGATTTATACATTGCAGAAAGTTTGATTAAAGCGGGAAAACTCTGGAACGAACCCAAGTACTTGCAGCAGGCTAAGCTATTATTAGCTGATATCTTACGTTATGATTATAATTCGACTACTCAGACGCTGACTGTTGGTGATTGGGCTAATAAGAAATCGAAGTATTATTACTTAATGCGAACCTCTGACGTGTTACCGACGTACTTTGATGATTTTTATCAGTTGACTGGTAATTCTCAATGGTTAACGATCAAGAAGGTAATGCTGACAAAACTATATCAATTGAGCAAGCAACATTCTTCTGGCTTAGTTCCAGATTTTGCTTGGATTAGTAAAAAAGGTGTTAGACCAGCTAAAGCTAATGAAGTAGCTGGAAAAAACGATGGTGATTATTCTGGCAATGCTTGTCGCGTACCATTATTTTTAGCTACTAGCAAAGATGCACGAGCAAAAAAAATTGTTACTAAAATGTTACGCTTTTTCAGCAAGCAAAAACAAGTGACTGCTGGCTATCAATTAAAGAAACCGGAATTTGATAATTTATTTGTTTCACAACAGTATGTTTTTACTAATCGTTTGACTGATACGAATTATTACGATGCAGCATTAATTACATTGGTCGCTATGATGGAATAG